The stretch of DNA ATTTGGCGTCTGCGGTTTCCGCTGACAAGGTTGCTAGTCTTGCCGCTCACCCGAATCCATCAGTGCGTCGTGCTGCCGTGGTCGCGCTACGGCGGACGAAGAGCGACTTGATCGCAAAGTTCCTTGATGATTCTGAGTCGCTTGTCGTGTTGGAAGCCGCTCGTGCCATTCACGATCTTCCCTTGCCAATCGTGATGCCGTCACTGGCCGCATTGATCGACAAGCCGATGTCGGATCCCGAGTTAATCCGTCGAGTGATCAATGCTAACTATCGACTAGGAAAGCAATCCGGCGCCGATGCACTCGGTCGCTACGCCGCCAATGTCGCTGCTCCAGAAGCCATGCGAATCGAAGCTCTCGACAGTCTGGCGAATTGGTACGAACCGGATCCTCGCGATCGAGTCTTGAACAGCTATCGCCCATTGTCAACTCGCTTGGAAGATGAAGCCGCCAAGGGACTGGAACCTCATATCAATTCCTTGATGACGGCGAAGAACACCATTCGTGAAAAGACGATCAGTGTCGCCGCTTCTCTGGGGATAAAGAAGATTGCGCCTTCTTTGGTGGCTCGCGTTTCCGATAAGGATGGCCAAGCTAGCGAACGTGCTAACGCACTCGATGCGTTAGCCAAACTTGATTCCGCGAAAGCCGTTGAGCTAGCTCGTGGCGTCAAGCTTTTGCCGTCGAGTGAACTTGTGCTGGCCGCGTTGAAAGTCTTGGCTAAGCATGACCGTGTGGGATCTCTAAAGGTGTTCATCGAAGCGGCTGATAGCCGGGATGGACAAGTGAGCGGACTTGGTTGGGATATCTTGGCCACCGTCAGCGATCCCGCGGCCGATGCCAAGATCGCCCAAGGAGTTCAGCACTACCTCGACGGTAAGCTTTCCGCCGATGTTCATCTCAATGTGCTCGAAGCGGCCAAGGATCGCATTGCCGGTCCTTTGCAGCAAGCACTGTCGAGTCACCAAGAACAACTCGCTCAATCGGATCCTCTAGCTCCTTGGCTGGCATCGCTGCAAGGTGGCGATCCTGCTAAAGGCGGGGCGTTGTTCACTGGGAAAACAGAACTCTCTTGCGTGCGATGCCACAAAGTTGATCGCGCCGGAGGCGAGGTTGGTCCGAATTTGACGGTCATCGGGAAAGCCAAGGATCGTCGCTATTTGCTCGAGGCTATTGCGATTCCCGATGCCAAGATTGCTGAAGGTTTCGAGACTGCCGTGATTGCGAATGATTCCGGCCAAGTGTTCACTGGGATCGTCAAAACAGAGGACGATGAGGCAGTCACGTTGATCCAAAGCGATGGAAGTGAAGTCCGCATCTACACCGACGAGATTGTGGCTCGAAAGAAAGGGAATTCGTCCATGCCATCGGATTTGACCAAGTACATGACGGCTCGTGAATTGCGAGATCTGGTCGCTTATTTGGCGAGTTTGCAGGTCGATTCTCGGGCCGCGACGGATACCGAATAAATCGCCAAACTGCCAACTATGGGGACTGTCAAGCGAATTAAGTGCTCGCTTTGACGTCCACAGTGGGCAAGACAGCAAAAACTTGTCGTCACAGTATGCTAAGCCGTGTTTTGTAACCTACTGTTCAGTAGTTCGTTCACCAGACACGCCGCTGTTTCTACTTTTCACGTGGGGGAAAAGAAGAGGACCGTGATGACTTGCCACCAACTTGCCGAGCAGCTTGAAGCACTCGATCCGGGGCTCGCACCCGTCGATGTTGCGAGACTGTCACTAATGATCCTGTCCCAATACGGTGACACTGAACAATTTCACGACCAAGCAAAGCTTGTCTCGGCATGGCGAAACGCCAGCTTCCGAATCAACGCCGCTTCAGACCAGCACGCGGCGGTTGCCGATGAGCTTGATCACATGTGTTCGGCCGGCCCGCTCGAATTTTCGCCTGACCAACTTTGGGTGCTGCTTCGAGCAGTGAAGGTGCAAAGCCAGATCTTGGAACTTTACACGGACCAACCAGCGCTCGCTTGATCCATGTCTAGGGGCATCCATGTCTAGGGGCATCCAGGTCTAGGGGCACGCGGTGACATTGTCCGTCATGTCCCACGTGGAATCCCAAGCGGTTAGAATCGGCTGCGCATGATAGTGAACGTTGCCTGTCATGGTTCAGTGTTGTTGGGGAGTCATGCTAGGTGAGCGTCCTTTTTCTAGTGGATTCCCAATCGGAGTTGCAGGCTGGCCTGCCTTGGATCGAAAAGATCTGCGAGCAGGATTCGAACCGTAGACCCGCGCTGGTATACGTGCTCGGAACGGATCGTACATCGCTCTTAGCTTACGCGCGCGAAGTAGCCGATAAGTGCAAATTCATCGGTTCCGTCGATCCGATTGAAGAGAACACTTCGGCAATCATCGAGATCACTCGCAAGAACCGTGACCACACCGTCGTCTTGGTTTCCGATGGCGACCAAGATGACAAACAACAAGAGATCTTCCGCAAGTCAGCGAATGCGGTGGTCTGGTTTCGAATTCATGGTGACCCGCCTACATCATCAAAGCAAGTGTTCGGTCTTGATGCTGCGAGTCTGATCACGACGCCATCCTTCGTTTCTCGACTCTTAGGCGTCAGTCCCGAACACAATTTGATCGAACCATCGGATTTGGCGGTGTCGGATGATCGTTCGATCTCAGACATCGTGATCGGCGCTTATCAAAAACGATGCGATCCGGGTGACCTACTATGTTTGGACTGGTCACCTTCTCTTGATAAGCAACAGTCGGCAGCTCGCTTAGCTTTGTTTCGGCAGGCAAGTCACGCGTCGATCCTGCTATACCATCCTGGTGAAACTTGGCTGGAACAAGTGGCTTCGCGGTTCCGAGGTATCGCGTCGGTTGTTGCCAAACCGATGGATCGCGAGCAACGCATAGAGCTTTCAGAATCGCTTCAAGAGGGCTCACAACCGAGTTTCGAGTTCCTCGGTTTGATCAGTGCGGCAGCGATGTTGGCGGCCTTCGGGCTGCTGCAAGACTCCGCTGCCGTCATCATTGGTGCCATGTTGGTCGCTCCTCTGATGACACCGATCTTGGGTGCGGGAATGGCACTCACTCACGGTAACCGTCCGCTATTTCGTAATTCGCTGATTGCGATCACGATTGGTTTTGTGGGAGCCTTGGCGTCCAGTTTCATCTTTGGGCTTCTGGTACGGACGATGCGCGACATCGAGATCACCCCTGAAATGTGGGCTCGGTGCAATCCGTCGCCGCTGGATTTTTGCGTGGGGTTGGTTGGCGGCATCGCGGCGTCGTATGCAAGAACGCGAAGTCACTTATCGTCAGCCCTGGCCGGTGCCGCGATTGCGGCGGCACTGGTGCCGCCATTGTCGACGGCAGGATTGCAACTTGCGGGCGGTTTCTTTGAAGCGACCGATCGTGGCACTCCGATTGTTGGACCGATACTACTGGTCACGATCAACGTGCTAACCATCATGGTTGGATCGTCGTTCGTGCTGTATTTGCGTGGATTGCAGAGTGATCCGAGTGTCCTTCGCAGAGATCGCTGGGGACTACGTATGTTTGTGTTGATTTCGATACTGGCCTGCTTCGTGCTGGCGTTCATCGTTCACTGACAACATCCACGTTCACAGACAAGATCGACGTTCACTGATAACACCCACGCTCACGGACAACCGCCACGTTAGTACGAGGTGCCCGGACTACTTTTCCTTAAGTCTTAGCACGGCGGATCTGGCTCGCGCGAGAAATAAATTCTTCGGTTCCCCCGCTTCCAAGAAGATGGGCGGACCAATGGTGATGCACGAAAGCAGCGGCACGGGCAACACTTCACCGCGGGGAAGAATTCGATTCACATTGTCAATGTAAACAGGAACGAGCTCTAAGTCGGGGCGTTTCTTGGCCATATAAAACAACCCACTCTTGAAGTCGCCCATCTCATCCTCGTTGGCTGATCGGCCACCCTCGGGGAACATGATCAACGAATAAACATCGCCCATCTGATGCAGCATGATGTCGATCGGGCTTTTGTGGACTTTGATCTCTTTACGATCGACCAGCAAAGCGTTGAAACTCTTGGCCAAATGAGGCTTCAGCCAGCCCTGGGACCAATAGTCCTTTGCCGCGACTGGGCGCGTCACCGCTCGCAATTCGCGCGGCAGGGAAGACCACAACACGACGGCGTCGAGGTGGCTAGTATGGTTGGCAAAGTAAATGCGTTGACAGGTGTCCGGCTGGCAATCCACCCAGCGAACTGTAAATCCACTGAATAGCTTGGCCAATAACACAATCGCATGGCTGGTGAGCGTCATGCGAATAGTCTAGTAAGTCGGTACTCTGGTGACAGGTGACAACCGTTCGATAATCGCCAACGTAAAATGCAGTCGCCGCACCAGTCATTTGCCGCTTGATACCTCAGTCCGAAAACCTCAAGACCTAGAACACCTCATGCTAGCTTCATCGCGTTTACTTGTCCTCGCTTTGCTACTCTGGGCGGGGAATTACGCCTGCTCGAGCGTTCTCGCCGATGAACCAATCCAGGTCCACCCTAGCAACTCATGTTGGTTTTTGCACCAGGGTCGCGGCACGGCACTGATCACCGCCGCTGAACATTACGGCGCGGTCATCAATCTCGATTTTGACTACGAGCGGTACCTTCGATCCCTCAATCGAGATGGGATGAACTACACCCGAATCTTTGCGGGAAGCTACCTCGAACCACCAGGGGCCTTTGGGATTCTACGCAACAATCTGGCTCCCCAGCCCGATCGCTTCCTTTCACCGTTTGAACTTGAAGGAAAAGACGGATCTGGTCGCTACGACCTCAGCAAGTACAACCCTCGGTACCTACAGCGACTCAACAAGTTTGTCTCACTAGCTGACGAACTCGGCATCGTGGTTGAATTGACATTTTTTACATCGATCTATTCTGACAAACAGTGGGCCATTCACCCGTTCAATCCTAGCAACAACGTCCACGAATACTCAGTTGAACGTTATCAAGATTTGCAAACAGATAAAGCT from Rubripirellula amarantea encodes:
- a CDS encoding DUF389 domain-containing protein; translated protein: MSVLFLVDSQSELQAGLPWIEKICEQDSNRRPALVYVLGTDRTSLLAYAREVADKCKFIGSVDPIEENTSAIIEITRKNRDHTVVLVSDGDQDDKQQEIFRKSANAVVWFRIHGDPPTSSKQVFGLDAASLITTPSFVSRLLGVSPEHNLIEPSDLAVSDDRSISDIVIGAYQKRCDPGDLLCLDWSPSLDKQQSAARLALFRQASHASILLYHPGETWLEQVASRFRGIASVVAKPMDREQRIELSESLQEGSQPSFEFLGLISAAAMLAAFGLLQDSAAVIIGAMLVAPLMTPILGAGMALTHGNRPLFRNSLIAITIGFVGALASSFIFGLLVRTMRDIEITPEMWARCNPSPLDFCVGLVGGIAASYARTRSHLSSALAGAAIAAALVPPLSTAGLQLAGGFFEATDRGTPIVGPILLVTINVLTIMVGSSFVLYLRGLQSDPSVLRRDRWGLRMFVLISILACFVLAFIVH
- a CDS encoding lysophospholipid acyltransferase family protein, whose amino-acid sequence is MTLTSHAIVLLAKLFSGFTVRWVDCQPDTCQRIYFANHTSHLDAVVLWSSLPRELRAVTRPVAAKDYWSQGWLKPHLAKSFNALLVDRKEIKVHKSPIDIMLHQMGDVYSLIMFPEGGRSANEDEMGDFKSGLFYMAKKRPDLELVPVYIDNVNRILPRGEVLPVPLLSCITIGPPIFLEAGEPKNLFLARARSAVLRLKEK